In Verrucomicrobiia bacterium, a single window of DNA contains:
- a CDS encoding glycoside hydrolase family 127 protein → MMPTLPLPCRPLHPLAAALALVAGALGLPAAEVNLALVASPSTSYVSPHETLAALNDGFTPAHSDDKRHGAYGNWPRTGTQWVQYDWSQPIATRRVEVYWFDDRRGVRLPRACRLLYWNGTEFVPVPGAEGLGLQANQFNVTTFPEIKTTRLRLEMEGQERFSTGLLEWRVLDSGNSPNFPPRVTAGPDRIVVLPGRTYLDGVARDDGKVLPAPTVRWSKISGPGRVTLEAAAQAATTARFSAPGQYVLQFSAHDGAAEGADTLRIWAEPPPPARALEWLPPQRYQITSPFWRPRLKALTLNWLPHCIAKIEDPATREGGLENFVQAAHKLAGKTGARHLGPVFANAWVFNTLESICLALMVEPGDDADWRAGQARLQQTLEKWIPILLAAQEPDGYLHTQYTIENRPRWRNKHDHEGYVAGYFIAAALAHHRLTEGRDTRLYDAAKKLADCWVRHIGPPPKRPWYEGHQELEQTLARLAWYVDFVEGPGKGRPYFELAKYLLDARNGGEEYDQSHLPVTRQYEAVGHAVRAAYSYSAMADVALATHDPDYLSAVQSLWHNLVHCKYYVTGGIGSGETSEGFGKNYSLPNASYCESCAGCGMVFFQHKMQRLWHQARYADLYEETLYNAVLGSVDLEAQNFTYTNPLDSSAPRYKWHACPCCVGNIPRTLLMLPTWMYTLGQDAVYVNLYAGSVVTLPHVAGAPLRLEQTTEYPWQGRVTLTVQPAARRTFSLHLRVPNRQTSLLYTNTPACAEVLSVALNGRPVKAAVRDGYVTLKRAWQPGDRVELELPLPVQRIKADDRITANRGRVALRRGPLIYNVESVDQNLESHLPPTTPLSTEWRPDLLGGVVIIKGVWANGAPLLAIPNYARLNRGGRSMVWMKDQ, encoded by the coding sequence ATGATGCCCACGCTGCCGCTCCCCTGCCGCCCCCTCCACCCGCTGGCCGCGGCGCTCGCCCTCGTGGCGGGCGCCCTGGGTTTGCCCGCCGCCGAGGTGAATCTCGCGCTGGTGGCCTCGCCCTCCACCTCCTACGTGTCGCCGCATGAAACCCTCGCCGCCCTCAACGACGGCTTCACCCCGGCGCATTCCGATGACAAACGCCACGGCGCCTATGGCAACTGGCCGCGCACCGGCACGCAATGGGTGCAATATGACTGGAGCCAGCCCATCGCCACCCGCCGCGTCGAGGTGTACTGGTTTGATGACCGCCGTGGCGTGCGCCTGCCGCGCGCCTGCCGCCTGCTCTACTGGAACGGCACGGAGTTTGTGCCCGTGCCCGGCGCCGAGGGTTTGGGCCTCCAGGCCAACCAGTTCAACGTCACCACCTTCCCGGAAATTAAAACCACCCGCCTGCGCCTGGAGATGGAGGGCCAGGAGCGCTTCTCCACCGGCCTGCTGGAATGGCGCGTGCTGGATTCCGGCAACTCCCCCAACTTCCCCCCGCGCGTCACCGCGGGGCCGGATCGCATCGTGGTCCTGCCCGGCCGCACCTATCTGGACGGCGTGGCGCGGGACGACGGCAAAGTGCTGCCCGCCCCCACCGTGCGCTGGAGCAAAATCTCCGGCCCAGGCCGCGTGACCCTGGAAGCTGCGGCGCAAGCCGCCACCACCGCACGCTTCTCCGCCCCCGGCCAGTACGTGCTCCAGTTCTCCGCCCACGACGGCGCCGCCGAGGGAGCGGACACCTTGCGCATCTGGGCCGAGCCGCCCCCGCCCGCCCGGGCGCTGGAATGGCTCCCGCCGCAACGTTACCAAATCACCAGTCCCTTCTGGCGGCCGCGCCTCAAGGCCCTCACCCTGAATTGGCTCCCCCACTGCATTGCCAAAATCGAAGACCCCGCCACCCGCGAGGGCGGGCTGGAAAACTTCGTGCAGGCCGCCCACAAACTGGCCGGCAAAACCGGCGCCCGTCACCTCGGCCCGGTGTTTGCCAATGCGTGGGTCTTTAATACCCTCGAATCCATCTGCCTCGCCCTCATGGTGGAGCCGGGCGACGATGCCGACTGGCGCGCCGGCCAGGCACGCCTCCAGCAAACCCTGGAGAAATGGATTCCCATCCTCCTCGCCGCCCAGGAGCCGGATGGCTATCTGCACACCCAATACACCATCGAAAACCGCCCCCGCTGGCGCAACAAGCACGATCATGAAGGCTACGTGGCCGGCTATTTCATCGCCGCCGCCCTCGCCCATCACCGCCTCACCGAAGGCCGGGACACGCGTCTGTACGACGCCGCCAAAAAACTGGCCGACTGTTGGGTGCGGCACATCGGCCCGCCACCCAAACGCCCCTGGTACGAAGGCCATCAGGAGTTGGAGCAAACCCTGGCCCGCCTGGCCTGGTATGTGGACTTCGTGGAAGGCCCCGGCAAAGGCCGGCCGTATTTCGAGCTGGCCAAATACCTGCTGGACGCCCGCAACGGCGGCGAGGAATACGATCAGAGCCACCTCCCGGTCACCCGCCAGTATGAAGCCGTGGGCCATGCCGTGCGCGCCGCCTATTCCTATTCCGCCATGGCCGATGTGGCCCTGGCCACCCATGACCCGGATTACCTCAGCGCCGTGCAATCGCTCTGGCACAATCTGGTGCACTGCAAATATTACGTCACCGGCGGCATCGGCAGCGGCGAGACCAGCGAAGGTTTCGGCAAAAATTATTCCCTCCCCAACGCCTCCTATTGCGAATCCTGCGCCGGCTGCGGCATGGTGTTTTTCCAGCACAAAATGCAGCGTCTCTGGCACCAGGCGCGCTATGCCGACCTCTACGAGGAAACCCTCTACAACGCCGTCCTCGGCAGTGTGGACCTGGAAGCCCAGAACTTCACCTACACCAATCCCCTCGACTCCTCCGCCCCGCGTTACAAATGGCACGCCTGCCCCTGCTGCGTGGGCAACATCCCCCGCACCCTCCTCATGCTGCCCACCTGGATGTACACCCTGGGCCAGGACGCCGTGTACGTGAATCTCTACGCCGGCAGCGTGGTCACGCTGCCCCACGTCGCCGGCGCCCCCCTGCGGCTGGAGCAAACCACCGAGTATCCCTGGCAGGGCCGGGTGACGCTCACCGTCCAACCCGCCGCCCGCCGCACCTTCTCCCTCCACCTGCGCGTGCCCAACCGCCAGACCAGCCTGCTCTACACCAACACCCCCGCCTGCGCGGAAGTGCTGAGCGTGGCGCTCAACGGCCGGCCCGTGAAAGCCGCCGTGCGCGACGGCTACGTCACCTTGAAACGCGCCTGGCAGCCGGGGGATCGCGTTGAACTGGAGCTGCCGCTGCCCGTGCAGCGCATCAAGGCCGATGACCGCATCACCGCCAACCGCGGCCGCGTGGCCTTGCGCCGCGGCCCGCTGATTTACAACGTGGAAAGCGTGGATCAAAACCTCGAATCCCACCTCCCCCCCACCACCCCGTTGAGCACAGAATGGCGGCCGGATTTGCTGGGCGGCGTGGTAATCATCAAAGGCGTCTGGGCCAATGGCGCCCCGCTGCTGGCCATCCCCAACTATGCGCGCCTCAACCGCGGCGGCCGCTCGATGGTGTGGATGAAGGATCAATGA
- a CDS encoding response regulator: MKHILIIDDEAPVREVLGRALTRQTYRVTQAANAAEARQAVQQQRPDLIITDLQMEDTDGLELVRELKNLAPGVPVLLLTGVIFDPEVVEKTIRHRVEGYLEKTVPLQRVLEEVRRLLTLPPAGLIPPESSPPR, encoded by the coding sequence ATGAAACACATCCTCATCATTGACGACGAAGCCCCCGTCCGGGAGGTGCTGGGCCGCGCCCTGACCCGCCAGACCTATCGCGTGACGCAGGCCGCCAACGCCGCAGAAGCCCGCCAGGCCGTGCAACAGCAACGCCCCGACCTCATCATCACCGATCTGCAAATGGAAGACACCGATGGCCTCGAGCTGGTGCGCGAGTTGAAAAACCTGGCCCCGGGCGTCCCCGTGCTCCTCCTCACCGGCGTGATTTTTGATCCCGAGGTGGTGGAAAAAACCATCCGCCATCGGGTCGAAGGTTATCTGGAAAAAACCGTGCCCCTCCAGCGCGTGCTCGAGGAGGTGCGCCGCCTGCTCACTCTGCCCCCCGCCGGCCTTATTCCCCCGGAATCATCTCCGCCCCGGTAA
- a CDS encoding PAS domain-containing protein — MSTGQVMTLRICLVAAAGAALVLLILGAGPLERALAALGLAACVAALWGLRGRLVVAAEDFHALQAENERLRETLETQSARLVAAGETLKDETLENVWTSQSLEHQVRYANTLINALGEPLLVISKAGNITRVNPAVLKATGYTEAELISSPLHKIFRAAFEDMQTKVDPLPPALKEGRELLERTGYLVNKQGAIIPMHFSLFPLRDQEKVVAGILLLRQPPPKHDPRAAAASRA; from the coding sequence ATGTCAACCGGCCAGGTCATGACCTTGCGCATCTGCCTTGTGGCCGCCGCAGGCGCCGCCCTGGTCCTCCTCATCCTCGGCGCCGGTCCGCTGGAGCGCGCCCTGGCCGCCCTCGGCCTGGCAGCCTGTGTGGCGGCCCTCTGGGGGTTGCGCGGCCGCCTGGTGGTGGCCGCGGAGGATTTCCACGCCTTGCAGGCGGAAAACGAACGCCTCCGCGAGACCCTGGAAACCCAGTCCGCCCGCCTCGTCGCCGCCGGCGAGACGCTCAAGGATGAAACCCTGGAAAATGTCTGGACCAGCCAGAGCTTGGAGCACCAGGTCCGCTACGCCAACACCCTCATCAACGCCCTGGGCGAGCCCCTGCTGGTCATCAGCAAGGCCGGCAACATCACCCGCGTCAACCCCGCCGTCCTCAAGGCCACCGGCTACACCGAGGCCGAGCTGATCAGCAGCCCGCTGCACAAAATCTTCCGCGCCGCTTTTGAGGACATGCAAACCAAAGTGGACCCCCTGCCGCCCGCCTTGAAAGAAGGCCGCGAGCTGCTCGAGCGCACCGGCTACCTCGTCAACAAACAGGGCGCCATCATCCCCATGCATTTCAGCCTGTTTCCCCTGCGCGACCAGGAAAAAGTCGTGGCCGGCATCCTGCTCCTGCGCCAGCCGCCCCCCAAACACGATCCGCGCGCCGCCGCCGCTTCACGCGCATGA
- the ychF gene encoding redox-regulated ATPase YchF, whose translation MLKAGIVGLPNVGKSTLFNALIRAHKAPAENYPFCTIEPNLGVVAVPDDRLEQIARVVHVPRRVPATIEFIDIAGLVRGASRGEGLGNKFLSHIREVDALVHVVRCFEDPDIHHVTGSIDPVRDIDIVTTELILADLETLHRRQEKIARDVKRGDPHALQEEQLLKKLEAHLQSGKPAIALNLYPEERAITRHFFLLTDKPTLFAANLKENELAAAPENPHVRRVMEYARAHHGCDTVPIAAQLESDLVDLTPEEAAEYLQALGVTESGVARLIRQTYQLLGLRTFFTFNQEEARAWTITAGDTAPKAAGVIHSDFEKGFIKAEVVPWQDLVQCGSVAAAREKGHYRIEGREYVVKDGDVILFKFNA comes from the coding sequence ATGCTAAAAGCCGGCATTGTCGGGTTGCCCAACGTGGGCAAGTCCACCCTGTTCAATGCGCTGATCCGCGCGCACAAGGCGCCGGCCGAAAACTACCCCTTTTGCACCATCGAACCCAACCTCGGCGTGGTGGCCGTGCCGGACGACCGCCTCGAGCAAATCGCCCGTGTCGTCCACGTCCCCCGCCGCGTGCCCGCCACCATCGAGTTCATTGACATCGCCGGCCTGGTCCGGGGCGCCTCCCGCGGCGAGGGCCTGGGCAACAAATTCCTCAGCCACATCCGCGAAGTGGACGCCCTGGTGCACGTCGTCAGGTGCTTTGAAGACCCCGACATCCACCACGTCACCGGCAGCATTGACCCCGTGCGCGACATTGACATCGTCACCACCGAGCTCATCCTGGCCGACCTGGAAACCCTCCACCGCCGCCAGGAGAAAATCGCCCGCGACGTAAAACGCGGCGACCCTCATGCCCTGCAGGAGGAGCAGTTGCTCAAAAAGCTCGAAGCCCACCTGCAAAGCGGCAAACCGGCAATCGCCCTGAATCTGTATCCGGAAGAGCGGGCCATCACGCGGCATTTCTTCCTCCTCACCGACAAGCCCACCCTGTTTGCCGCCAACCTCAAGGAAAACGAGCTCGCCGCCGCCCCGGAAAATCCCCACGTGCGCCGCGTGATGGAATATGCCCGCGCCCACCACGGCTGCGACACCGTGCCCATCGCCGCCCAGTTGGAAAGCGATCTGGTGGACCTGACCCCGGAAGAGGCCGCCGAATACCTGCAGGCCCTCGGCGTGACCGAGTCCGGCGTGGCCCGCCTGATCCGCCAGACCTACCAGCTCCTCGGCCTCCGCACCTTCTTCACCTTCAACCAGGAGGAGGCCCGCGCGTGGACGATCACCGCCGGCGACACCGCCCCCAAGGCCGCAGGCGTCATTCACAGCGATTTTGAAAAAGGCTTCATCAAGGCCGAAGTCGTGCCGTGGCAGGATTTGGTGCAATGCGGCTCCGTGGCCGCCGCCCGCGAAAAAGGCCACTACCGCATCGAGGGGCGGGAGTATGTCGTCAAGGATGGGGACGTGATTTTGTTCAAGTTCAACGCCTGA